Proteins from a genomic interval of Ptychodera flava strain L36383 chromosome 7, AS_Pfla_20210202, whole genome shotgun sequence:
- the LOC139137585 gene encoding phospholipid scramblase 1-like, whose product MDKQPVSGQPMGAAHGMQPTQWMPAPQAPLGCPPGLEYLTQIDQVLIHQVVELMEAFTGWECRNRYQIKNSMGQQVYFAGEESDLCMRQCCGPARGFMMHIVDNSQAEVMRVVREFKCCAGCCWCANIDHCAFELAIEAPVGTPIGYVRQRQYCWVAEFDILDANREPVLIVKGPCCICQGVCCTWDQVFQILTKDKKTEIGKLSKQWGGLAREMFTNATNFSAEFPIDLDVKVKATLLAACFLIDFMFFENKNN is encoded by the exons GTAAGCGGGCAGCCAATGGGTGCCGCCCATGGGATGCAACCCACGCAGTGGATGCCAGCTCCCCAGGCACCTCTCGGCTGTCCCCCAGGTCTGGAGTACCTGACTCAGATAGACCAGGTTTTGATTCATCAGGTCGTTGAACTTATGGAAG cgttCACTGGATGGGAATGCCGCAACCGTTACCAGATCAAGAACAGCATGGGACAACAGGTGTATTTTGCTGGGGAAG AATCCGACCTCTGCATGAGACAATGCTGTGGTCCTGCTAGGGGCTTCATGATGCATATCGTGGACAACTCACAGGCT GAAGTTATGCGAGTGGTCCGTGAATTCAAGTGCTGTGCCGGTTGTTGTTGGTGCGCAAACATAGACCACTGTGCCTTTGAACTTGCTATCGAAGCTCCAGTGGGTACGCCCATTGGATATGTTAGACAAAG GCAATACTGCTGGGTGGCGGAGTTTGACATCCTTGACGCCAATCGTGAGCCGGTTCTGATCGTGAAAGGCCCATGCTGTATCTGCCAGGGTGTATGCTGTACCTGGGATCAGGTGTTCCAG ATTCTTACGAAAGACAAGAAGACGGAAATCGGTAAGCTGAGCAAGCAATGGGGAGGACTCGCCAGAGAAATGTTCACCAACGCTACCAACTTCAGTGCTGAAT TTCCAATTGACTTGGACGTCAAGGTCAAGGCCACGCTGCTAGCCGCCTGCTTCTTGATA GATTTCATGTTCTTTGAAAACAAGAACAACTAA